A genome region from Hevea brasiliensis isolate MT/VB/25A 57/8 chromosome 7, ASM3005281v1, whole genome shotgun sequence includes the following:
- the LOC131181501 gene encoding cytochrome P450 CYP82D47-like: MDFSSNFVAILGVLALVLLYNLRRGKKHSSKERSLPPQIPGALPIIGHLHQLGARKPFARILGDVADKYGPIFSINMGMHRTVVISSQHIMKEFYTTNDKFVASRPQSSQSKHLAYNYASFGFSPYGSYWRDVRKLAIVELLSPQRLKLLKDVRTSEVSLVNKDLFRQWKENKNNPVKVNMSDLFEHLVLNMITRMVAGKRYFEGDNNGHDEKGRPIGEVMREFMYCAGASVPSDLIPFLGWTEFMYGSVKSMKKINKELDSIIDAWVQEHELRRLNGEVETKQDFIDVLLSAVQDDSQFGNSRETVIKATIMTLIVGGSDTTSITMIWMLANLLNNRRELQLAQEEIDQKVGRDRPVEESDVENLVYLKAIIKETLRLYPAGPLAVPREAMEDCTLCGYHIPKGTRFLTNLWKLHRDASVWPNPEEFKPDRFLTTHTHVDLLGQNFELVPFGSGRRSCPGLNFALQVVQLGMARLLQGFNFTTPNNEPVDMTESLTLSLCKETPLEVMLTPRLAPELYHY; this comes from the exons ATGGATTTCTCTTCAAATTTTGTAGCAATTCTAGGAGTCCTAGCTCTAGTCCTGCTTTATAATCTACGGAGGGGAAAGAAACATAGCAGTAAGGAGCGCTCTTTGCCCCCACAAATTCCTGGTGCCCTGCCAATTATAGGTCACCTTCATCAACTTGGTGCCAGGAAACCGTTTGCCAGAATCTTGGGTGATGTAGCTGATAAATATGGCCCTATCTTCTCCATCAACATGGGGATGCACCGCACAGTGGTGATCAGCAGTCAACATATAATGAAAGAGTTCTATACCACAAATGACAAATTCGTAGCTTCACGCCCACAATCAAGCCAGTCAAAGCACCTAGCCTACAACTATGCATCCTTTGGTTTCTCGCCTTACGGTTCCTATTGGCGTGATGTGCGTAAGCTCGCCATCGTCGAGCTCCTCTCCCCCCAAAGGCTCAAGTTGTTGAAGGATGTTCGAACATCTGAAGTGAGTCTTGTCAACAAGGATCTATTCAGGCAATGGAAGGAAAATAAGAACAATCCAGTCAAGGTTAACATGAGCGACTTGTTTGAACATTTGGTGCTCAATATGATAACAAGAATGGTGGCAGGAAAGCGATACTTCGAAGGTGACAATAATGGGCACGATGAAAAGGGACGTCCCATTGGAGAAGTCATGAGGGAATTCATGTATTGTGCTGGTGCTTCTGTTCCTTCTGACTTGATTCCTTTTCTAGGATGGACGGAATTCATGTATGGGTCTGTGAAATCTATGAAGAAGATTAACAAGGAATTGGATTCCATTATAGATGCCTGGGTTCAAGAACATGAGTTGAGAAGGCTCAACGGTGAGGTGGAGACCAAGCAGGATTTCATAGATGTTTTGCTATCTGCAGTTCAGGATGATTCCCAATTCGGCAATTCTCGTGAAACAGTTATCAAAGCAACAATAAtg ACTCTTATCGTCGGTGGGTCCGATACAACATCTATCACCATGATATGGATGTTGGCCAATTTGTTGAACAACAGGCGTGAATTGCAGCTTGCCCAAGAGGAGATAGATCAGAAAGTTGGAAGGGACAGACCCGTAGAAGAATCAGACGTCGAAAACTTAGTGTACCTCAAAGCAATCATTAAAGAAACACTGAGATTATACCCAGCAGGTCCCCTGGCAGTTCCTCGCGAGGCAATGGAAGATTGCACCCTGTGCGGATACCATATTCCAAAGGGCACTCGTTTTTTGACAAACTTATGGAAGTTGCATCGCGACGCTAGTGTGTGGCCGAATCCTGAAGAGTTCAAGCCAGATAGATTTCTGACAACCCATACACACGTAGACCTTTTGGGTCAAAATTTCGAGCTCGTGCCATTTGGTTCAGGGAGAAGGTCCTGTCCAGGCCTCAACTTTGCTTTGCAAGTAGTACAACTGGGAATGGCTAGGCTGCTCCAAGGATTCAACTTCACGACACCAAACAATGAGCCCGTGGACATGACTGAGAGCTTAACCTTATCCTTGTGCAAGGAAACTCCTCTGGAAGTTATGCTCACCCCACGTCTCGCTCCTGAGCTTTACCATTACTAA